The Anoplopoma fimbria isolate UVic2021 breed Golden Eagle Sablefish chromosome 20, Afim_UVic_2022, whole genome shotgun sequence genome includes a window with the following:
- the dyrk1b gene encoding LOW QUALITY PROTEIN: dual specificity tyrosine-phosphorylation-regulated kinase 1B (The sequence of the model RefSeq protein was modified relative to this genomic sequence to represent the inferred CDS: inserted 1 base in 1 codon; deleted 1 base in 1 codon), whose protein sequence is MVITSSSVEDKTVPSCRMVQTEPWVSSALLRKNKSVSSSGCPPTSSSSSSSSSSSSTAQGFSLAEPAMTSQHTHTHPSFSSIHSMAEQQQVLSDMTILQRRIPPSFRDPASAPLRKLSVDLIKTYKHINEVYYTKKKRRAQQVPPEDSSTKKERKVYNDGYDDDNYDYIVKNGEKWLDRYEIDSLIGKGSFGQVVKAYDHHEQEWVAIKIIKNKKAFLNQAQIELRLLELMNKHDTEMKYYIVHLKRHFMFRNHLCLVFELLSYNLYDLLRNTNFRGVSLNLTRKFAQQLCTALLFLATPELSIIHCDLKPENILLCNPKRSAIKIVDFGSSCQLGQRIYQYIQSRFYRSPEVLLGMPYDLAIDMWSLGCILVEMHTGEPLFSGSNEVDQMNKIVEVLGVPPSHMLDAAPKARKYFDKLSDGLWTVKKNKDIKKEYKPPATRRLHEILGVETGGPGGRRAGEPGHAPCDYLKFKDLILRMLDYDPKSRITPFYALQHNFFKKTTDEGTNTSSSTSTSPAMDHSHSTSTTSSVSSSGGSSGSSNDNRNYRYSNRYYNSAVTHSDYEMTSPQAPSQQQMRMWPGSDGGGGGQDPAYTQLLLHKPAASQQHQRHFLDPPHHPHPTYSHHGNGGRGLRQGGQTGIGGXGGQQGSSPQMSDSMDVGVSLGLHHLGAVSSMEASQFGSASLPLALPIGLSAFRTRTAPTAPGPQAPPPEDYYPASNNNNPAAGGRGRPDSDEGPANS, encoded by the exons GTGTAAGCAGCTCAGGATGTCcgcccacctcctcctcctcctcctcctcctcctcctcctcctccactgcccAGGGCTTCTCCCTCGCTGAGCCAGCCATGACCAGccagcacacacatacacacccctCCTTCAGCTCCATCCACTCCATGGCCGAGCAGcagcag GTGCTGTCTGATATGACCATACTCCAACGGAGGATCCCCCCTAGTTTCAGAGACCCTGCCAGCGCCCCACTGAGGAAACTCTCTGTTGACCTCATCAAAACTTACAAGCACATCAATGAG GTGTACTATACTAAGAAGAAGCGACGGGCCCAGCAGGTCCCTCCAGAGGACAGCAGCAccaagaaggagaggaaagtcTACAACGACGGCTATGACGACGACAACTATGACTACATTGTCAAAAACGGAGAAAAGTGGCTGGACCGCTATGAGATAGACTCGCTGATCGGGAAGGGCTCCTTCGGACAG GTGGTGAAGGCCTACGACCACCATGAGCAGGAATGGGTCGCCATTAAGATCATCAAGAACAAGAAGGCATTTCTAAACCAGGCACAGATTGAACTACGCCTGCTGGAGCTCATGAACAAGCATGACACTGAGATGAAATATTACATAG TCCACCTGAAGCGTCACTTTATGTTTAGGAACCATCTCTGTTTGGTGTTTGAGTTGTTGAGCTACAACCTGTACGATCTGCTGAGGAACACCAACTTCAGAGGAGTCTCCCTCAACCTCACCAGGAAATTTGCACAGCAGCTCTGTACAG CGTTATTATTCCTGGCCACTccagagctgtcaatcatccaCTGCGACCTGAAACCAGAGAACATCCTGCTGTGTAACCCCAAGAGATCCGCCATCAAGATAGTCGACTTTGGGTCCTCCTGCCAGCTGGGACAGAGG ATCTACCAGTACATCCAGAGCAGGTTCTACCGCTCTCCTGAGGTCCTGTTGGGAATGCCGTATGACCTGGCCATCGACATGTGGTCTCTGGGATGCATCCTGGTGGAGATGCACACAGGAGAGCCTCTCTTCAGCGGCTCCAACGAG GTTGACCAGATGAATAAGATTGTGGAGGTTCTGGGGGTGCCACCCAGCCACATGCTGGATGCAGCTCCTAAAGCCAGAAAGTATTTTGACAAGCTGTCAGACGGTCTGTGGACAGTGAAGAAGAACAAGGACATCAAGAAG gAGTATAAGCCCCCAGCCACACGGCGTCTTCATGAGATTTTGGGTGTAGAGACTGGGGGCCCAGGGGGGCGGAGGGCAGGGGAGCCAGGACACGCCCCCTGTGACTACCTGAAGTTTAAAG ACCTGATCCTGCGCATGCTGGACTACGACCCTAAAAGCCGCATCACGCCATTCTACGCCCTGCAGCACAATTTCTTCAAGAAGACGACAGATGAAGGAACCAACACCAGTTCATCTACATCCACCTCTCCTGCCATGGACCACTCCCATTCAACCTCCACTACTAGCTCTGTTTCTAGCTCTG GTGGCTCCAGTGGTTCTTCCAATGACAACCGCAACTACCGCTACAGTAACCGCTACTACAACTCTGCTGTTACACATTCAGACTATGAGATGACCAGCCCTCAG gcTCCCTCCCAGCAGCAGATGAGGATGTGGCCAGGCAGtgatggtggaggtgggggTCAGGACCCAGCATACACCCAGTTGCTGCTCCACAAGCCGGCTGCCTCCCAACAGCACCAGCGCCACTTCCTGGACCCGCCCCACCACCCACACCCGACCTACTCCCACCACGGGAACGGCGGGCGCGGCCTGCGGCAGGGCGGGCAGACGGGCATCGGCG GGGGGGGCCAGCAGGGATCCTCGCCCCAGATGAGTGACAGCATGGATGTGGGCGTGTCCCTAGGGCTGCACCACCTGGGGGCGGTGTCTTCCATGGAGGCCTCTCAGTTCGGCTCGGCCTCCCTGCCCCTCGCTCTGCCAATCGGACTGTCTGCCTTCCGGACTCGGACGGCCCCCACCGCCCCA GGCCcacaagccccgccccctgagGACTACTACCCTGCCTCCAACAACAATAACCCCGCTGCGGGGGGCAGAGGGAGGCCGGACTCAGACGAGGGGCCAGCCAACTCTTGA